From the Priestia koreensis genome, one window contains:
- the hemL gene encoding glutamate-1-semialdehyde 2,1-aminomutase, translated as MPSYEKSKAAFLEAQQLMPGGVNSPVRAFKSVDIDPIFMERGKGSKIYDIDGNEYIDYVLSWGPLIHGHANDRVVESLKKVTELGTSFGAPTLIENKLAKLVIERVPSIEVVRMVNSGTEATMSALRLARGYTGRNKILKFEGCYHGHGDSLLIKAGSGVATLGLPDSPGVPEGIASNTITVPYNDLESVQYAFEQFGTDIAGVIVEPVAGNMGVVPPQPGFLEGLREITTNYQSLLIFDEVMTGFRVDYTCAQGYFGVTPDLTCLGKVIGGGLPVGAYGGKAEIMQQIAPSGPIYQAGTLSGNPLAMTAGYETLSQLTPQSYEEFGRKADRLEEGFKAAAEKYDIPHTINRAGSMIGFFFTNEDVVNYEKAKTSNLEYFATYYREMAHNGVFLPPSQFEGLFLSTSHSDEDIEKTIQAAEKAFAVIRG; from the coding sequence ATGCCAAGCTACGAAAAATCAAAAGCAGCTTTTCTAGAAGCACAGCAATTAATGCCAGGTGGAGTAAATAGCCCTGTTCGTGCCTTTAAGTCAGTGGATATTGATCCAATCTTTATGGAGCGCGGGAAAGGTTCTAAAATCTATGATATCGATGGAAATGAATACATCGACTATGTTCTTTCATGGGGACCGTTAATTCATGGTCATGCTAATGATCGTGTTGTAGAGTCATTGAAAAAGGTAACAGAGCTTGGGACAAGCTTTGGTGCACCGACTTTAATCGAAAATAAACTCGCAAAGCTCGTTATTGAACGCGTTCCGTCTATTGAAGTAGTACGTATGGTAAACTCAGGAACAGAAGCGACAATGAGCGCTCTACGTCTTGCGCGCGGATATACAGGCCGCAACAAGATTTTAAAATTTGAAGGGTGCTATCATGGTCACGGTGATTCGTTATTAATTAAAGCCGGTTCAGGAGTAGCAACTTTAGGACTTCCAGATAGCCCTGGTGTTCCAGAAGGAATTGCAAGCAACACTATTACCGTTCCGTACAATGATTTAGAAAGCGTTCAATACGCATTCGAACAGTTTGGTACTGATATTGCAGGAGTAATTGTTGAGCCTGTTGCTGGAAACATGGGCGTTGTTCCGCCACAGCCTGGTTTCCTAGAAGGACTTCGTGAAATTACAACTAATTATCAATCATTACTTATTTTTGATGAGGTGATGACTGGATTCCGTGTTGATTATACATGTGCACAGGGTTATTTCGGTGTGACACCAGACTTAACATGTCTTGGAAAAGTAATCGGTGGAGGTCTACCGGTAGGAGCTTACGGCGGAAAAGCAGAAATCATGCAGCAAATCGCGCCAAGCGGGCCGATTTACCAAGCTGGAACTCTTTCAGGAAATCCGTTAGCAATGACAGCGGGGTACGAAACGTTAAGTCAGCTTACACCTCAATCATATGAAGAGTTCGGACGTAAAGCAGATCGTTTAGAAGAAGGCTTCAAAGCAGCGGCTGAAAAATATGACATTCCGCATACGATTAATCGCGCGGGTTCAATGATTGGCTTCTTCTTCACAAATGAAGACGTAGTGAACTACGAAAAAGCGAAAACGTCAAACCTTGAGTATTTTGCGACGTACTATCGTGAAATGGCTCATAACGGCGTGTTCTTGCCACCATCTCAGTTTGAAGGATTATTCTTATCTACTTCACATAGTGATGAAGATATTGAAAAAACCATTCAAGCAGCTGAAAAAGCGTTCGCGGTTATCCGGGGATAA
- the hemB gene encoding porphobilinogen synthase, with protein sequence MKDLQFKRHRRLRNSSALRSMVRETHLHVEDFVYPVFVVEGENKKNAVASMPAVYQFSLDRIHEEIQEVVDLGIQSVMVFGVPDEKDAVGSGAYHDHGITQEAIRVIKEKFPELLIIADTCLCEYTDHGHCGVVENGKILNDPSLDLLARTAVSQVKAGADIIAPSNMMDGFVAAIREGLDNAGYEDIPIMSYAVKYSSAYYGPFRDAANSTPQFGDRKTYQMDPANRLEALREAESDVEEGADFLIVKPALSYLDIMRDVKNNFNLPVVAYNVSGEYSMIKAAAERGWINEEQIVLETLTGMKRAGADIIITYHAKDAARWLTR encoded by the coding sequence ATGAAAGACTTACAGTTTAAACGTCATCGTCGATTACGTAATTCATCAGCACTTCGCTCGATGGTACGTGAAACACATCTACACGTAGAAGATTTTGTGTATCCTGTGTTTGTCGTAGAAGGAGAAAATAAAAAGAACGCTGTAGCATCTATGCCAGCCGTATACCAATTTTCACTTGATCGTATTCACGAAGAAATTCAAGAAGTTGTGGATCTTGGCATTCAATCTGTGATGGTATTTGGGGTTCCCGATGAAAAAGACGCTGTCGGTAGCGGTGCGTATCATGATCATGGAATTACACAAGAAGCGATTCGCGTTATTAAAGAAAAGTTTCCAGAGCTTTTAATTATTGCAGATACGTGTCTATGTGAGTATACAGATCATGGTCACTGTGGCGTAGTGGAGAATGGAAAAATCCTAAACGATCCGTCACTTGACTTATTAGCTCGTACAGCGGTTAGCCAAGTAAAAGCAGGTGCAGATATCATTGCGCCATCAAACATGATGGACGGTTTCGTAGCAGCCATTCGTGAGGGCTTAGACAATGCTGGATACGAAGATATCCCAATCATGTCTTATGCAGTGAAATATTCTTCTGCTTATTATGGTCCGTTCCGTGATGCGGCGAATTCTACGCCACAATTCGGAGATCGTAAAACATACCAAATGGACCCAGCAAACCGTCTAGAAGCTCTACGCGAAGCAGAATCTGACGTAGAAGAGGGTGCAGACTTCTTAATCGTGAAGCCCGCTCTTTCTTATTTAGATATTATGCGCGACGTGAAAAACAACTTTAACTTGCCGGTTGTTGCTTATAACGTAAGCGGTGAGTATTCTATGATTAAAGCGGCAGCTGAAAGAGGCTGGATTAACGAGGAACAAATCGTTCTTGAAACATTGACTGGAATGAAGCGTGCAGGTGCAGATATTATCATTACGTATCATGCGAAAGATGCTGCTCGCTGGTTAACGAGATAA